A stretch of the Sphingobacterium thalpophilum genome encodes the following:
- a CDS encoding hybrid sensor histidine kinase/response regulator transcription factor, whose product MKAPPAANAYFYDTRSRASEIRFRHPQGNLWLSSNKGIICFHPDDPKNYRLYTTENGFSTNQFNFKASFKGRDGRFYFGGINGFTSFYPDEISTVKNQVRPSVFITQIQLLNNRDPQVEQDIQVQLHRSEKIVLTHRFSSFTISFVSLSFASPSKNQYAYKLEGADEEWTMAGNTKSVSYVNLSPGTYVFHVKASNNDGLWNETGAAVQIEILPPLWLSLPAKVAYVLLMLALCYVCLRYYIRANKRKQARHLLAFQSEQEQKSFRSKIDFFTNIAHEIRTPLSLITAPLEEIIQQENSDQETMHNLRIIEKNCERLTVLINQLLDFRKMDENEQSLHPEPVDLGNLLEDLYDRFRKSVHRNKVRFDLSIPRDQALVVETDLDALIKILSNLLTNASKFARSYIRVRLDRQPDGTFTISVSDDGPGIPDEFKKLVFDPFYQLSSNQDRGGTGIGLSLVKHLTNRLGAEIKIEDEQPRGSRFIFSLRDMPAPASETVPQKAEQLSLDSNEPHQTQILIVDDNPDITAFISHALAPAYHIDIADSAGQALQMLDSCVYSLVISDIMMPEMDGITFAKRLKNDINYSHIPVILLSAKIQNATKVEGLLSGADVFMEKPFSVAFLKAQISSLLQNRKHLLENFHASPLSPYSSLATNARDEAFLTQLNAEIEKHLSDEQFNVESLVDIFKISRSNFQRKLKAIAGTSPGDYVRNYRLKRACTLLLESDYRINEVAFLVGFTSASYFTKAFIKAFNQTPKEFIQRSRAPAK is encoded by the coding sequence ATGAAGGCGCCTCCTGCGGCGAACGCATATTTTTATGATACCAGAAGCCGGGCATCAGAAATTCGCTTTCGGCATCCACAGGGCAACCTCTGGCTGAGCAGCAACAAAGGCATTATCTGTTTTCACCCCGACGACCCTAAAAATTACAGGCTCTATACCACCGAAAACGGGTTTTCGACCAACCAGTTTAACTTCAAGGCCTCCTTCAAAGGCCGAGACGGGCGATTTTACTTTGGTGGGATCAATGGATTTACCAGCTTCTATCCCGATGAAATCAGCACGGTAAAAAATCAGGTCCGCCCCTCGGTGTTCATCACCCAGATCCAGCTATTGAACAATCGCGATCCGCAGGTAGAGCAGGACATCCAGGTACAGTTGCACCGCAGCGAAAAGATCGTCCTGACCCACCGGTTTTCGTCCTTCACGATCTCCTTTGTGAGTCTGAGCTTTGCCTCGCCCAGCAAAAATCAGTATGCCTATAAACTCGAGGGAGCCGACGAAGAATGGACCATGGCCGGCAATACAAAAAGTGTCAGCTATGTCAATCTATCGCCCGGCACCTATGTCTTCCATGTAAAAGCGTCCAATAATGATGGCCTGTGGAACGAGACGGGTGCAGCCGTGCAGATCGAAATATTGCCGCCGCTGTGGCTTTCCCTTCCGGCCAAGGTCGCCTATGTGCTGTTGATGCTGGCCTTATGCTATGTGTGCCTGCGCTATTACATCCGGGCCAACAAGCGCAAGCAGGCTCGCCATCTGCTGGCCTTCCAGTCGGAGCAGGAACAAAAATCCTTCCGGTCCAAAATAGATTTTTTCACCAATATCGCCCATGAGATCCGGACGCCCCTGAGCCTGATCACCGCCCCTTTAGAAGAGATCATCCAGCAGGAAAATAGCGATCAGGAAACCATGCACAACCTCCGAATCATAGAAAAAAACTGTGAGCGGCTGACCGTGCTGATCAATCAGCTGCTGGACTTCCGTAAAATGGATGAAAACGAACAGTCGCTGCATCCCGAGCCCGTCGATCTGGGGAACTTACTGGAAGATCTCTACGACAGGTTCAGAAAATCAGTCCACCGCAACAAAGTCCGGTTTGACCTGTCTATCCCCCGGGATCAGGCACTGGTTGTCGAGACCGATCTGGACGCCCTGATCAAGATCCTGAGCAATCTGCTCACCAATGCCAGCAAGTTTGCCCGGTCCTACATCCGGGTACGTCTGGACAGACAGCCGGACGGTACCTTTACCATTAGCGTTTCAGACGATGGGCCGGGAATACCCGACGAATTTAAAAAGCTGGTATTCGATCCCTTCTATCAGCTCAGTTCCAATCAGGACCGCGGCGGCACGGGCATCGGGTTGTCGCTGGTCAAGCACCTGACCAACCGGCTGGGCGCCGAGATAAAAATCGAAGACGAGCAGCCCAGGGGTAGCAGGTTTATTTTCAGTCTCCGGGACATGCCGGCTCCCGCATCGGAAACAGTACCACAAAAGGCGGAGCAGCTTTCCTTGGACAGCAATGAGCCCCACCAGACGCAGATTCTCATCGTCGACGACAATCCCGACATCACGGCCTTTATCAGCCATGCACTGGCTCCCGCCTATCATATCGATATTGCCGACAGCGCCGGCCAGGCCTTGCAGATGCTGGACAGCTGTGTTTACAGCTTGGTGATCTCCGACATCATGATGCCGGAGATGGACGGGATCACCTTTGCCAAGCGTCTGAAAAATGACATCAACTATTCCCATATCCCCGTCATTCTGCTTTCCGCCAAAATACAGAATGCGACCAAAGTAGAGGGGCTGCTGTCGGGGGCAGACGTATTTATGGAAAAACCTTTTTCGGTGGCTTTTTTAAAGGCCCAGATCAGCAGCCTGCTGCAAAACCGGAAGCATCTGCTGGAGAATTTCCATGCTTCGCCCTTGTCACCCTATTCGTCTCTGGCAACAAATGCCCGTGATGAAGCCTTCCTCACGCAGCTCAATGCCGAAATCGAGAAACACCTTTCGGACGAGCAGTTCAATGTCGAATCGCTGGTCGATATATTTAAGATCAGCCGTTCCAACTTCCAGCGAAAATTAAAGGCGATCGCCGGTACATCTCCGGGTGACTATGTGCGGAATTACCGGCTAAAACGTGCCTGCACCCTATTGCTGGAATCCGATTATCGCATCAACGAAGTCGCCTTTCTGGTCGGCTTTACCTCAGCCTCCTATTTCACCAAGGCGTTTATCAAAGCCTTTAACCAGACGCCAAAAGAGTTTATTCAGCGATCACGCGCACCTGCAAAGTAA
- a CDS encoding MBL fold metallo-hydrolase, producing MAEVYHLNCVRIVTPFRENVSGHCLLIREDKQMALIDTGIGLLDTRYPEERIGRELVNMVGYRFDEKTTAIEQIKALGLDPEDVRDCVISHLDNDHIGGLADFPQATVHVGTEEYANFRSGNPRYLTTPLQHNPPVRTYASSADRWFGLEARKVHTALDTEILLIPLFGHTHGHCGVAVKLDDRWMLYVADAYYLRDELYDPGHPVHQLAEARADDNMMRIATVERIRELIASQPQISVFGYHDIDEFAGYAAAD from the coding sequence ATGGCAGAAGTATATCACTTAAATTGTGTCAGGATCGTCACTCCTTTTCGTGAGAATGTGAGCGGACACTGCCTGCTGATCAGAGAGGATAAGCAGATGGCGCTGATCGATACAGGCATCGGATTGTTGGATACGCGTTATCCGGAGGAAAGGATAGGGCGCGAACTGGTGAACATGGTCGGTTACCGCTTTGATGAAAAGACCACGGCCATTGAGCAGATCAAAGCCCTGGGCCTGGATCCGGAAGATGTCCGCGACTGCGTCATCTCGCATCTGGATAATGACCATATCGGGGGGCTGGCGGATTTCCCCCAGGCTACCGTGCATGTCGGAACGGAAGAGTACGCCAATTTCCGGTCGGGCAACCCCAGATATTTGACAACCCCATTGCAGCACAATCCGCCGGTCAGGACATATGCCAGCTCAGCTGATCGCTGGTTTGGCCTGGAAGCACGCAAGGTGCATACTGCGCTGGATACGGAAATCTTGTTGATCCCGTTGTTTGGACATACCCACGGCCACTGTGGTGTGGCTGTAAAGCTCGACGACCGCTGGATGTTGTATGTGGCCGACGCCTACTATCTGCGTGATGAACTATACGATCCCGGACATCCTGTCCATCAGCTGGCCGAAGCCAGAGCCGACGACAATATGATGCGGATCGCTACCGTGGAGCGGATCCGTGAGCTGATCGCTTCGCAGCCACAGATCAGTGTTTTCGGCTATCACGATATCGACGAATTTGCCGGATACGCCGCGGCGGACTAA
- a CDS encoding ATP-binding protein: METLIHFQDILLQSVNNDFRRYLHEQINWNQRMIGIKGPRGAGKTTLLLQHIKYDIGTLKEKSLYVTADHTWFYNHSLLDTAMEWFKQGGELLVIDEVHKYPNWSRELKNIYDGIPQLRVIFSASSALDIYRGQADLSRRVVSYALAGLSLREYLLFSGTASFPALSFEDIQASHREIALDITSKMRPLPAFAKYLQLGYLPIFTEGEQEYLPKLEQVIDAVVDTDLAYTASYNAGTAVKVKKLLAVIAESAPFKPNISALAAKMDISRDRILEFIYQLSDARLLNVLSVSGKGVSRLQKPDKIFLENTNLSYALHPEPNQGNLRETFLLNQFINAGLDVSEPQTGDFLVNNIHIEVGGKNKGTKQVRDTGNYLIAADGIETGFGNKIPLWLFGFLY; the protein is encoded by the coding sequence ATGGAAACTTTAATTCATTTTCAGGACATTCTTTTACAAAGTGTCAACAATGATTTCCGGCGATATCTTCACGAACAGATAAACTGGAACCAGCGTATGATAGGCATCAAAGGTCCACGTGGAGCGGGAAAGACAACCCTCTTATTGCAACATATAAAATATGACATCGGGACTTTAAAGGAGAAAAGTCTGTATGTGACTGCAGACCATACCTGGTTCTATAACCACAGTTTGCTAGACACGGCGATGGAATGGTTTAAGCAAGGTGGAGAGCTGCTCGTCATTGATGAAGTGCACAAATACCCAAACTGGTCCAGGGAGCTCAAAAACATCTATGATGGCATCCCCCAGCTCCGTGTTATATTTTCTGCCTCCTCGGCACTCGACATCTACCGTGGCCAGGCAGATCTCAGCAGAAGAGTGGTCAGTTATGCATTGGCAGGGCTGTCTCTGCGTGAATATCTCCTGTTTTCCGGTACAGCCTCGTTTCCGGCCCTATCATTTGAGGATATACAGGCAAGCCACCGTGAGATTGCTCTGGACATCACGTCAAAGATGCGTCCCTTACCTGCATTCGCAAAATATCTACAGCTGGGCTATCTTCCGATATTTACCGAAGGAGAACAGGAGTATCTTCCTAAACTCGAACAGGTGATCGACGCCGTAGTAGACACTGATCTGGCCTATACGGCCTCATACAATGCGGGGACAGCGGTAAAAGTAAAAAAATTATTAGCTGTCATTGCAGAATCCGCTCCGTTCAAACCCAATATTTCTGCTCTGGCAGCAAAAATGGACATTTCCCGGGACCGCATTCTGGAATTTATATACCAACTTAGCGACGCAAGACTTCTGAACGTCCTGTCTGTTTCGGGCAAAGGTGTATCCCGGTTACAAAAACCAGACAAAATATTCTTAGAAAACACAAACCTTTCGTACGCCCTGCATCCGGAGCCCAATCAGGGAAATCTAAGGGAGACCTTTTTGCTGAATCAATTCATCAATGCGGGACTGGACGTATCCGAGCCACAGACCGGCGATTTTTTAGTCAACAATATCCATATTGAAGTCGGAGGCAAAAACAAAGGCACCAAACAGGTCCGCGACACCGGCAACTACCTCATTGCGGCAGATGGTATAGAGACGGGCTTCGGCAATAAAATCCCGTTGTGGCTATTCGGATTTTTGTATTAG
- a CDS encoding ATP-binding protein, protein MSRIFYLFIVCLLTAGMLLCSPSCLCLTIPDKLTISCAEPPLPQDQDSTQIAALINRAKEHDSKGSPDSAEYYFKHAGKLAEKLANSHGRLLYAGNYGVFLYNQTRFSEAMIFARMALEISQQLQDLPRMAAAYNLIALQHQALGRLKDASEQLIKALDIAATLPRPTAKDSSDRRKYLNNLSSLSMDLNDPEKGLRYARQSFEIARLQRDTVAIGNSLVNIMVAEAIMGRFSEAIRHGHQYLAIGRSNNDAQMQIKALNNLGDVYRMQKRYTLSLQTFQRALALRPKSLLGHEVYTLWGISKVFSEKGDLNQAGQYFKKALKLSKTQLAAPQLIELLQAGAAINEGLGNYKHALELYRMQTQLKDSLSIQEAKRNIEELEIRYQTAEARNNITKRDLKILEQSMLLDKKNKWHIIFILCITILIITLVTLWLLHIQKQKIQRSRIRIKLIEAQLAGEEKEKARTAKELHDGVASILSAAKLHINALENIPYSGMLRDVSSLIDIAIGEIRSISHNLAPEIILKEGFSQAIQSFCQRINASGFPLHCYMSGELPTLDKSAQLSIYRIIQECVTNMLKHADATAGIIQVMACHEQLLITIEDDGRGFDTAHVSSGGIGLDSLKARVEKLQGNMDIRSSAKGTSIFIEINSGRSADSVVGRLN, encoded by the coding sequence ATGTCCAGAATATTTTATTTGTTTATTGTTTGTCTTTTGACCGCAGGCATGCTACTCTGCAGTCCATCCTGTCTGTGTCTTACCATCCCGGACAAGTTAACAATAAGCTGCGCTGAACCGCCTCTTCCGCAAGATCAGGACAGCACGCAGATTGCGGCGTTGATCAACAGGGCTAAGGAGCACGACAGCAAAGGGTCTCCTGACTCTGCAGAATACTATTTCAAACATGCTGGGAAGCTTGCCGAGAAACTGGCCAACAGCCATGGGCGCCTACTTTACGCAGGGAACTATGGAGTGTTTCTCTATAACCAGACGCGCTTCAGTGAGGCCATGATCTTTGCGCGAATGGCTCTGGAAATCAGCCAGCAGCTGCAGGATCTGCCTAGAATGGCAGCGGCCTACAATTTAATCGCGTTACAGCACCAAGCCTTAGGACGACTGAAAGATGCTTCCGAACAGCTTATTAAGGCGTTGGACATTGCCGCTACACTCCCCCGACCAACAGCCAAAGATTCGTCGGATAGAAGAAAATATCTTAATAATCTGAGCTCACTCTCCATGGATCTGAACGACCCGGAAAAAGGTCTGCGTTATGCCCGGCAGTCCTTCGAAATTGCCAGACTGCAGCGCGATACTGTCGCCATAGGAAATAGCCTGGTCAACATCATGGTCGCCGAAGCCATTATGGGCAGATTCTCCGAAGCCATCCGTCATGGCCACCAATACCTTGCCATAGGCCGATCGAACAATGACGCACAGATGCAGATCAAGGCGCTCAATAATCTTGGTGATGTCTATCGGATGCAAAAACGCTATACGCTATCATTGCAGACCTTTCAGCGTGCATTGGCCCTACGGCCAAAATCCCTGCTTGGCCACGAAGTATATACCCTTTGGGGTATCTCAAAAGTATTCAGCGAAAAAGGTGATCTGAACCAAGCGGGACAATATTTCAAAAAAGCACTCAAACTGTCGAAGACGCAGCTCGCGGCACCGCAGCTGATCGAGCTGCTTCAGGCCGGTGCAGCTATCAATGAAGGCCTCGGAAACTATAAGCATGCGCTTGAACTTTACCGAATGCAGACACAGCTTAAAGATTCCCTAAGTATCCAGGAAGCAAAGAGAAATATAGAGGAACTGGAAATCCGGTATCAAACAGCAGAAGCGAGAAACAATATTACAAAGCGCGACCTCAAAATACTGGAACAATCCATGCTCCTGGACAAGAAGAACAAGTGGCATATCATCTTTATCCTCTGCATCACTATTCTTATCATCACACTCGTGACGCTCTGGCTGCTCCATATACAAAAACAAAAAATACAGCGGTCGAGGATACGGATAAAACTTATTGAAGCACAACTGGCAGGAGAAGAAAAAGAAAAAGCACGCACAGCCAAGGAACTGCATGATGGCGTAGCCAGCATCCTATCTGCCGCAAAACTCCATATCAATGCACTGGAGAACATCCCGTATTCAGGAATGCTGCGAGACGTCAGCAGTCTGATTGATATCGCCATAGGCGAAATCCGTAGTATTTCCCACAACCTTGCACCGGAAATCATTCTTAAAGAGGGTTTTAGTCAGGCCATACAGTCCTTTTGCCAGCGAATAAACGCTTCCGGATTCCCACTGCACTGCTATATGAGCGGTGAGCTTCCAACATTAGACAAAAGTGCACAGCTGTCCATATACCGGATTATCCAGGAATGCGTGACTAATATGCTCAAACATGCGGATGCCACAGCGGGCATCATCCAGGTGATGGCCTGCCATGAACAATTACTGATTACCATTGAGGATGATGGCAGAGGATTTGACACCGCACATGTATCGTCCGGGGGTATAGGGTTAGATAGCTTAAAAGCCCGTGTCGAAAAGCTCCAGGGAAACATGGATATCCGGTCCTCAGCGAAAGGGACCTCTATTTTTATTGAAATCAATAGCGGTAGATCTGCTGACAGCGTCGTTGGCCGCCTCAATTAA
- a CDS encoding Crp/Fnr family transcriptional regulator, with translation MVPEALFKQVCTFAGEQGIFFTPEEFLIIREHTVHAVLPAHTVLMEQGKRVDTLYFLNRGIARLYRVHNEVDHTLGIVSTNYFLSTPLFIQSEDPSTCSLESLSEIDVLIWDKASVLFLKNTIPKMQEMELAIMVKLLNWLQENQINAICMTAEERYIHLMDTQPLVIQQVALKYIASLLGIHQDSLSRIRKNISQKPGMAAGRR, from the coding sequence ATGGTCCCCGAGGCTCTTTTTAAACAGGTCTGTACGTTTGCAGGTGAACAGGGTATCTTTTTTACGCCGGAAGAATTCCTTATCATCCGCGAACACACGGTACATGCTGTTCTGCCCGCCCATACGGTTTTGATGGAACAGGGGAAAAGAGTGGATACCTTGTACTTTTTAAACCGGGGAATAGCCAGATTGTACCGTGTGCATAATGAAGTTGATCATACCTTAGGTATCGTATCGACCAATTACTTTCTGTCGACTCCGCTCTTTATACAGAGTGAAGATCCGTCGACCTGCTCTTTGGAGTCGCTAAGCGAAATCGACGTGCTGATATGGGATAAAGCGAGCGTCCTGTTCCTTAAAAACACGATCCCCAAAATGCAGGAAATGGAATTGGCGATCATGGTCAAATTGTTGAATTGGCTGCAGGAAAATCAGATCAATGCGATCTGCATGACTGCTGAGGAGCGCTATATTCATCTGATGGACACCCAGCCCTTGGTTATTCAGCAGGTAGCGCTTAAATACATCGCATCACTGCTTGGTATCCATCAGGATAGCCTCAGCAGGATCCGGAAAAATATCAGTCAAAAGCCCGGTATGGCCGCGGGTAGGCGATAG